A region from the Mesorhizobium sp. J8 genome encodes:
- the ccoG gene encoding cytochrome c oxidase accessory protein CcoG, which translates to MLDKKPIERLEAEAVNSARIRQPLYAARKKIFPKRAFGRFRRFKWLVMALTLGIYYLAPWLRWDRGSFAPDQAVLLDLANRRFYFFFIEIWPQEFYYVAGLLVMAGVGLFLVTSTVGRAWCGYTCLQTVWVDLFLVVERAVEGDRNARMKLDVEPWTARKLVLRASKHAIWLVIAVATGGAWIFYFADAPTLLGEVVTGTAAPVAYATIAVLTGTTYVFGGLMREQVCTYMCPWPRIQAAMLDENSLTVTYNDWRGEPRSRHPKKASAAGQSVGDCVDCKACVAVCPMGIDIRDGQQLECITCALCADACDGVMDKLGKERGLISYATLSDYNANMATAMAGGTRPIDPALVRTAGGALSDKLAHFHPGKIFRPRTFVYMGLWSLVGIGLLYSLMTRNRLEVNVLHDRNPQFVTLSDGSIRNGYTVKLLNMTPEPRTIVVTMQGLEGAQMSLVGSDLPAGRSFAVPVEPDRLKTLKIFVRQPLSQIQDQTQTFTFIANDKAGSESDRYLATFNTPETTK; encoded by the coding sequence GTGCTTGATAAAAAGCCGATAGAACGGCTCGAAGCCGAAGCGGTCAACTCCGCCAGGATACGACAGCCGCTCTATGCCGCGCGCAAGAAGATTTTCCCCAAGCGCGCCTTCGGCCGCTTCCGTCGGTTCAAATGGCTGGTGATGGCGCTCACGCTCGGCATTTACTACTTGGCGCCCTGGCTGCGCTGGGATCGCGGGTCGTTTGCCCCCGACCAGGCCGTGCTGCTCGATCTTGCCAACCGCCGCTTCTACTTCTTCTTCATCGAGATATGGCCGCAAGAATTCTACTATGTGGCCGGCCTGCTGGTCATGGCCGGCGTCGGCCTTTTCCTGGTCACGTCGACGGTCGGGCGAGCCTGGTGCGGCTATACCTGCCTGCAGACGGTCTGGGTCGACCTGTTCCTTGTCGTCGAGCGCGCCGTCGAAGGCGATCGCAACGCCCGTATGAAACTCGACGTCGAACCATGGACCGCACGCAAGCTGGTCCTGCGTGCATCCAAGCACGCCATCTGGCTGGTCATCGCGGTGGCAACCGGCGGCGCCTGGATTTTCTATTTCGCTGACGCGCCGACACTGCTTGGCGAAGTCGTGACCGGCACGGCGGCGCCCGTCGCCTACGCCACGATCGCCGTGCTCACCGGCACCACTTATGTGTTCGGCGGACTGATGCGCGAGCAGGTCTGTACGTACATGTGCCCGTGGCCGCGCATCCAGGCCGCCATGCTCGACGAAAATTCGTTGACCGTGACCTATAACGACTGGCGCGGCGAGCCGCGTTCACGCCATCCCAAAAAGGCCTCGGCCGCCGGACAATCGGTCGGCGACTGCGTCGATTGCAAGGCCTGCGTCGCCGTCTGCCCTATGGGGATCGACATTCGCGACGGCCAGCAGCTGGAATGCATCACCTGCGCGCTCTGCGCGGACGCCTGCGACGGCGTCATGGACAAGCTCGGCAAGGAGCGCGGGCTGATCTCCTATGCGACGCTTTCCGACTACAACGCCAACATGGCCACAGCGATGGCAGGCGGTACCCGCCCGATCGATCCCGCACTCGTTCGGACTGCCGGCGGCGCTCTGTCCGACAAATTGGCGCATTTCCATCCCGGCAAGATCTTTCGGCCGCGCACCTTCGTCTACATGGGCTTGTGGTCACTGGTCGGCATCGGACTGCTCTATTCGCTGATGACCCGCAACCGGCTCGAGGTGAACGTGCTTCACGACCGCAACCCGCAATTCGTGACGCTCTCCGATGGATCCATCCGCAACGGCTACACCGTGAAGCTGCTCAACATGACCCCTGAGCCGCGAACCATCGTCGTCACGATGCAGGGCCTGGAAGGCGCGCAAATGAGCCTCGTTGGCTCTGACCTGCCTGCAGGTCGTTCCTTCGCTGTCCCGGTCGAGCCCGACCGCCTGAAAACGTTGAAAATCTTCGTCCGCCAGCCCCTCAGTCAGATCCAGGACCAGACGCAGACCTTCACATTCATCGCAAACGACAAGGCCGGTTCGGAGTCGGACCGATACCTCGCCACCTTCAACACGCCGGAGACGACCAAGTGA
- a CDS encoding cbb3-type cytochrome oxidase subunit 3 codes for MDYNLMREFVDSWGLLAMVLFFAGCVAIALRPGGRGQADEAARIPLKDD; via the coding sequence ATGGACTACAATTTGATGCGGGAGTTTGTCGACAGCTGGGGCCTGCTCGCCATGGTGCTCTTCTTTGCTGGATGCGTTGCCATCGCGCTCCGACCGGGCGGTCGCGGCCAGGCTGATGAAGCCGCCCGAATTCCCCTCAAAGACGACTGA
- the ccoP gene encoding cytochrome-c oxidase, cbb3-type subunit III, producing the protein MSTQYIDELSGVSTTGHEWDGIKELDNPLPRWWVVILYITIAWALGYTIAYPAWPMLSSATNGALGYSSRNEVKKELAAAEAAKAKYVAAVKSKTVSEIVADDPLREFAVAAGFAAFRVNCVQCHGSGAQGSRGFPNLNDDDWLWGGNADEIQQTITHGVRFTSDPDTRVSEMPAFGDVITPEQIAQVSAYVASLSGPVRNASLIEPGAKVFAENCVACHGENAKGNREFGAPDLTDAIWLYGPGETAIAAQVRAPKQGVMPAWIGRLGEIKVKELAVYVHSLGAGE; encoded by the coding sequence ATGAGCACACAGTATATCGATGAATTGTCGGGTGTCTCGACGACCGGTCATGAGTGGGACGGTATCAAGGAACTCGACAACCCGCTTCCTCGCTGGTGGGTGGTCATTCTCTACATCACCATCGCCTGGGCGCTCGGCTACACCATCGCCTATCCGGCATGGCCGATGCTGAGCTCGGCAACAAACGGCGCGCTCGGCTATTCGAGCCGCAACGAAGTCAAGAAGGAGTTGGCGGCGGCAGAGGCTGCCAAGGCCAAGTATGTCGCGGCTGTGAAATCGAAAACCGTGTCGGAGATTGTCGCCGACGACCCATTGCGCGAGTTCGCGGTCGCAGCCGGCTTTGCGGCGTTCAGGGTCAATTGCGTGCAGTGCCACGGCTCCGGCGCGCAAGGGTCGAGAGGATTTCCGAACCTCAATGACGACGATTGGCTGTGGGGCGGCAACGCCGATGAAATCCAGCAGACGATCACCCACGGCGTCCGCTTTACCTCAGACCCCGACACGCGTGTGTCGGAAATGCCCGCTTTTGGCGACGTCATCACGCCTGAGCAGATCGCCCAGGTCAGCGCCTACGTCGCCAGCTTGTCGGGACCCGTCAGAAACGCCAGCCTGATCGAGCCCGGTGCCAAGGTCTTCGCGGAAAACTGCGTCGCTTGTCACGGTGAGAACGCAAAGGGCAACAGAGAATTCGGCGCACCCGATCTGACTGATGCGATCTGGCTCTATGGGCCGGGCGAGACGGCCATCGCCGCCCAGGTCCGCGCGCCGAAACAAGGCGTGATGCCGGCCTGGATCGGGCGTCTCGGCGAGATCAAGGTCAAGGAACTTGCAGTCTATGTCCATTCGCTTGGCGCTGGAGAATAG
- the ccoO gene encoding cytochrome-c oxidase, cbb3-type subunit II, which yields MGLMDRHAAIERNATLLLVGSLLVVTVGGIVEIAPLFYLDNTIEKVEGMRPYSPLELAGRNIYVREGCYLCHSQMIRPFRDEVERYGHYSLAAESMYDHPFQWGSKRTGPDLARVGDRYSNSWHVQHLTDPRSVVPESIMPTYAFLKERPIEVKDFSTQLVANRRVGVPYTDDMVSHANADLMAQADPNVDTSGLEARYPKARIGDFDGDPQQVTEMDALVAYLQMLGTLVDFNNYDDAAGYR from the coding sequence ATGGGCTTGATGGACAGACACGCGGCCATTGAGAGGAACGCCACGCTGCTGCTCGTCGGGTCCCTGCTCGTGGTGACCGTCGGTGGCATCGTCGAGATCGCCCCGCTCTTCTATCTCGACAACACGATCGAGAAAGTCGAGGGCATGCGCCCCTACTCGCCGCTCGAGCTCGCCGGACGCAACATCTATGTGCGCGAGGGATGCTATCTCTGCCACAGCCAGATGATCAGGCCCTTCCGCGACGAGGTCGAGCGCTATGGCCACTACAGCCTGGCGGCCGAGTCGATGTACGACCACCCGTTCCAGTGGGGCTCCAAGCGCACAGGACCTGACCTGGCGCGCGTCGGCGATCGCTACTCGAACAGTTGGCACGTCCAGCATCTCACCGATCCGCGTTCGGTGGTGCCGGAATCCATCATGCCGACCTACGCCTTCCTGAAAGAGAGGCCGATCGAGGTGAAGGATTTCTCCACGCAGCTCGTCGCCAACCGGCGCGTCGGTGTCCCCTACACCGACGACATGGTCTCGCACGCGAACGCCGATCTGATGGCGCAGGCTGATCCCAACGTCGACACATCAGGCCTTGAGGCCCGCTACCCGAAAGCCAGGATCGGCGACTTTGACGGCGACCCGCAACAGGTGACCGAAATGGATGCCCTGGTCGCCTATCTGCAGATGCTCGGCACACTCGTCGACTTCAACAACTACGACGACGCCGCCGGCTACCGCTAA
- a CDS encoding FixH family protein: MFFIVLAFFGVVVSVDALMAMLANTSWTGLVAENTYVASQEFNKNAEEGRAQAALGWKSRLTIAGGEVRYSLADAAGRPIALHGVKVLFRHPAYEAEDRSITLALASGQEYVARHTPRNGVWIIEVDADADLAKPYREVRRVIISNGALQ; this comes from the coding sequence ATGTTTTTCATCGTCTTGGCCTTTTTCGGCGTGGTCGTCAGCGTCGATGCGCTGATGGCGATGCTTGCCAATACAAGCTGGACCGGCCTCGTCGCCGAAAACACCTATGTGGCGAGCCAGGAATTCAACAAGAACGCGGAGGAGGGCCGGGCTCAGGCGGCACTTGGCTGGAAGAGCCGCTTGACCATTGCCGGTGGCGAGGTGCGCTACAGCCTCGCCGATGCGGCTGGCAGGCCCATCGCATTGCATGGCGTCAAGGTGCTCTTTCGTCATCCCGCCTACGAAGCTGAAGACCGGTCCATTACCTTGGCTCTTGCCTCCGGCCAGGAATATGTGGCCCGACATACGCCCCGCAATGGCGTCTGGATCATTGAGGTGGACGCGGACGCAGATCTCGCGAAGCCCTATCGGGAAGTTCGCCGTGTCATCATTTCCAATGGGGCCTTGCAATGA